The Drosophila yakuba strain Tai18E2 unplaced genomic scaffold, Prin_Dyak_Tai18E2_2.1 Segkk50_quiver_pilon_scaf, whole genome shotgun sequence genome contains a region encoding:
- the LOC26534754 gene encoding uncharacterized protein LOC26534754, with protein MALYYLNTNSKEISLITRYRRSSDLNQANTIATEEYDYGDITGYAYEGAQAPRNNFIPPGKLSTKFNLILKKNYKNGYDHPQRDYISGYEGHTERHNSLSDFSNQKKEINFKDISDIALTTLAFLSFGMFTLQVLMCIVMKV; from the exons ATGGCTCTATATTacttaaatacaaattcaaagGAAATAAGTCTAATTACCCGATATCGAAGATCGTCAGATCTTAACCAGGCGAATACCATAGCGACCGAAGAATATGATTACGGGGACATTACTGGTTACGCTTATGAGGGTGCTCAGGCACCTAGAAATAATTTCATT CCTCCTGGTAAATTGAGCACCAAATTCAACTTAATTTTGaagaaaaactataaaaatg GATATGATCATCCTCAAAGAGATTACATATCCGGATATGAGGGACATACGGAGCGTCATAATTCTTTAAGCGATTTCTCGAACCagaagaaagaaataaatttcaagGACATATCGGACATCGCACTTACAACGTTAGCATTTTTATCGTTCGGAATGTTTACTCTCCAAGTGCTTATGTGCATAGTTATG AAAGTTTAA